The window TCGTTACGTATTGACTAAAAGAAATCGCTTCCTTTGTTGTAAGTCTAAAAACCTCCATCCGAATAGATCTCTGACGATTAACCTATCCGAGTAAATATACAGTTtaagaaaatgtgaaaaattaggTACATCTCAATCTCGATCCTTGCTCCTTGGAGGGATGGACAATCCTAAATTTACGGTAAAGTAACCACAATCTTCAGCGTATTCATGATACTCGATGCCTGTGTTTGACCTTCTGCTTCTGTTCAGAGCTCGTAAATCGATAAGCCGTTTTAGAGTTCTAAAATAGTAGTATCAAATGTTAtaacaaattcttataaataatttattatttgtgttttgttaCTAAACTCTTGTAtacaaaattcgatttttcgTACGAATTTTTTACAGCCTAATAACCAACTGtggcaaatttcaaaaatgtaacacttttttcctttttaatatttaatttgattgcactatttaaaagtaattatctGGCCTGGGAATTTTTGAATTAGTCAACTGGAAAACCTGGAAAAATCagggaattttattttgaaaaaacaaatattaccaCGACGTTTAATAAGATTTCCGTATTTCTTACGACCAATTTATTATGACACCATAGATAGACCTTATTAGCATTGCacatatttcattcaaaatgtaaatgtgatttttcgatttttccctttaaaaaaatatgagaaattgaaactttaatttgttattaaattgaaataatgaattcaattaatagtaaagtaaaatttcgtagaaaaatagtaaaatttaggCGTCTTACCCCCTTCCAGGGATTATGAGCAaggaagaaattttaaaaaatgcaaatttattgtaaaattaattagtaaattaattagTTCGAACTGTTCTAattgtgcacattttcgtttttttcgactttctatcttcaaaattggcggagatatgataattttaaaattgaatttttatactcattcaatcaaatgaaaaatgatcaatcctgtaaacaacttttgtctaaataattttttcgtaaacatcaacgTTCAAATGTGACGGCGccactttggtgtccattttctccaaaactgtaaaagatagagagttgaaaatttttaggcaACTTAAATTAGTgatcttgtgaaatattctcgaaaaacgaaaaaaaaaatctagaaaaatttatctagaattttcaaatttttgaaagcctaataaatatttttgacacgtcctcacgggtaaacagtgatattgacgaaataatatttcaaacaagctttaacggtttacaagacaatttttttttttcatttgattgaacgtgaaaacaaatttacaaaatactttcaaaaattttctaaattttcaaaaatattttctagaatttttttttcgtagttctagaatgttttacaaaaccactagttgaagctacgtgccaattttcaactccctgtcttttatatttttagagaaaatggacaacaaagttttgtcctaagtTGTTCCCTCACGGATGAACAGTAATGTTTACCTaagaatgtttcaaatataaaagttgttaattttttttataagaaataacttttacatttaaacttttgttctatctctaacggtttacaagatggatcatttttcatttgattgaacgAGCAAaacaattccattttaaaattggcagatcttggtcaattttgaagatagaaaatcgaagaaaaaaaacgaaaatgtaccAATTAAATCAGCTTGAACCTTTATttgaactttctttttatttgttgcagttttttgtaatttgcattttttaaatttttcgcttTGCTCATACCTCCTGGGAGGGGGTACGACGGCTAAATTTTGGTAGGGCTCGacagattttcattttataatgctaagataaagttaattaacaaagtttcattGTGGTATATATTTTGACACCAAACTGTCACGTTTAGTCTTACTTTACCTGTACTATAAGAATTGTTTAATCAAGAATGCTTAatgtttttacttgaaaattttgaaagaaaaaaattgttccgcaaataataactctaacgttttatttaaatttcagggTCTACAGTGTTTACAAAACGATACCGACGTAAGTGTTCGAAAAAGTATCTGTCGAGCAATGAATTTATTACTGGAAGTTTCTTCAGAGAGTCTCTATCCGTACATGAACCAAATTATTGAATACATGCTACAACGATCTTTTGATATCGACGAACAAATCGTATTTGATTCCTGTGAATTCTGGCTTTCAATGATCGAACGAGGAAATATTAGCCGAAACATAATCGGTCCATATTTAGATCGTATAATTCCCACTCTAATACATTGTATGCGATATTCCGACGTTGATATAATCATTTTGAAGGGTGATGTTGAAGAAGACTCGACAGTTCCAGATCGAGATGAAGATATACGTCCAAGATTTCATAAACCGAAGCGTATAGATAACGAAATCGACACAATCGATGATGATGATAATTCTTACACCGAATGGAACAGTCGTAAATGCAGTGCGGCAGCCTTAGATTCCTTATCAATTGTTTTTGGTAATGAAATCTTACCAATTTTATTACCAGTCGTAAATAATGCGTTACATAACGAAGATTGGATTATTAAAGAGAGTGGAATCTTAGCGTTGGGGGCAATTGCCGATGGTTGTATGCATGGAATGATAACACACTTAACCGAATTAATACCGTATCTTATTCAGTGTTTAAATGATCGCAAAGCGTTGGTACGTGCGATTACGTGTTGGACATTGAGTCGTTACACGCATTGGATTATTTCACAACCGCATGAAATCTACTTTCAACCATTGTTAACAGTATTGCTTCAACGGATATTAGATTCGAATAAAAGGGTACAAGAAGCAGCGTGTTCTTCTTTTGCCACATTCGAGGAGGAAGCATGCACCGAATTAGTTCCTTATTTAGATGTAATTTTAGAAACGTTAGTATTTGCATTTAGTAAATATCAACAtcgtaatttattaattttatacgacGCAATTGGTACTTTAGCCGATTCGGTTgggaattatttaaataatccaaaatatataaataaattaatgccTCCACTAATCGCAAAATGGAATTTGTTACACGATGAAGACAAGGATTTATTTCCTCTCTTAGAATGTTTATCGAGTATTGCGACTGCACTTAAACATGGATTTTTACCATATGTGGAACCGGTTTTTCGACGATGTGGCTCCTTAATTGAGCAAACCTTAAATCAATCGATTGCATATTCCCAACATCCAGACACATTTGATCCGCCGGATAAGGATTTCATGATTGTGGCATTGGATTTGTTGTCTGGATTAATCGAAGGATTAAATACACAAATTGACGAATTAGTTTCACATAGTAATATGATGCCGTTGCTGTATTCATGTATGCAAGATTCAATGGCGGAAGTACGACAGTCATCTTTTGCACTTTTGGGTGATTTAACGAAAGCATATTTTCCAATTGTACATCCGTTTATCGGGGATTTAATGCCAATCttaggacaaaatttgaaaCCTGAATATATATCGGTCTGTAATAATGCGACATGGGCTATTGGAGAAATTAGTATGAAATTAGGTGAGTTTTCattgtacttttttatttaaaagaaatataactTACAAAATAATCGACTTGAGTACAGCGTGACGCAATCTTCTATAAAATTCTTCCGGAAAGGTTGCTTTcccaaaattaagtttttccaGGGGACTTCGATGTGGGTATTGAAACTTTTCAAAGTATTCTGTTAATCTGACTTTTTCGGGTTGgttggtgaaaatcccatctcTATAGTATGTTTAGACCAGAAAAACGTTATTTTGGGGGTGTTCCCCCAAATTCCGATTTTTCGGAGGGGTTGCaatggaaaaattgaaattttttcgagttttttcgTAGGTTTTAAGGAATTTCGCATAGAGTTCCAAAAACCTCACCTCTCTAGCATGTCTAGAAGTAccttaaaatttgtatagatcAGTCAGTGAGTGGGTCAGCTTCAGTTAAGGCGTTTACGGCTctttatctcaaaaacggttgagtgcatgtaaaaatatttcaaataaaatttgacgcAAATTTTATGCTCTAcaagttttataccatgtatatatgaaatatatcaaggtatactaagtttagtagtcccaagtttgtaacgcttagaaatattgctgctacgagcaaaattttagtatagatgttcgttcataaaatcaccttattagttcatttttacagatataacaagagtttaaattgtaaaaaatttatcattattcattataaaaaaatgaacaacttttgtttcaaacattttttcgtaaacatcattctTTACCCATGAGAGTCCAGCTTAGgtacaaattatatagtatgtattatatgggaatatcaggtTTATGTGTGTAtgatgtgtgtgtatgtgtggctatctaagagtggctacctttctttacttacatgacgcaggaaaataaactattgcgcaatcaatactgtctatacatggtatttcaacaattaactctgattttttttatctttgacTTTAACTTAAATTAACGCAGAGACTAGATTTTATGAGACTTGAGTCAACTTTTGGAGCGCCAAAATGAagctatatataaaaattcagatTATTATCCCTCTTTCCGAGGTTGACCAAATTTTTATGctcattatataatatacaaaatttcaaatttatataatcttTAGGATTTCTGACTAAAAAGCCTCCATAAAGTCTATCtatcaatattatatatatgattttcaattgttacccaaataaaattgtatcttTTGAATTTCAGGTGCTGATATGAAACCATACATCCCAATGGTACTAAGTCAGTTAATCGAAATAATAAATCGACCGCATACACCGAAAACATTGCTTGAAAATACGGGTAAGAATAATTTCCAAATTACAACGTATCTTAAATATTACTCACATACAGAAATACAAAATGGCCCTTCTTCCCTTCTCTAATCCAGCCctacatttatatattacatatatatataaaaaattatggtattatggaaaaaaaaccgttgtttTTCGTAACTAATGTGTATTTGTAGTTGAATCATATTTATTCGTTTTtctcttttcagttttttcaattaattaatatattatttaattatttattaattattagctCATTAATCAAATCTTTTTCAAATTGCACggccatttaatatttttctacacttttatatattgatacaaaacgttaattttttaatacacaaatatttattttttgattttcgtaTATTTTCCATGATTACGAATCGATTTACCTTGCTAAAGCTCAAATTAAATTGGACTACTCTTTTATGTAAATCTATTCCGAAGAAAATTGGGTGCAACCCCTCGTCACGATATTTTGTATAACTGAAGTTAAAATTACATGGCTACTAAAACAGTATACAGACAAAAATTTGAGTTTGTTAATCAGTAGTTAATATATCACAgccaactagcttaattagccgttTAATTAGCAGCCTAGCTTTTTTACTTAACGGCGCTGTTTGAACTAGCGACCTGAACGATATTCAGCCATTTAATCAATCAACTAGGCTAATGACTTGAATCGATGACGTTTAACTACTTGGCTAGtctagttatttaaatttaattccacTTCCTGCCAACTAGCGCTGAAACCCACACACTATCAATGTGACATCAGGAAACAACAAGATTGTTGATGTTTCTCGTAGTTTGATTGCGTGtacgaaaaaaaatagattgcGGTCGTGCGATCCCTGTTAGGAAAGAAGTTCCTTACGAAGCTGCACAGAATCAAATGTAaacgttatataaatacatataggtAATCTGTTCAATCTGTAGTGTCAAGTAGGCAAGATTCAAAGACGCACATAATTATAGTAAAcgaaatttgccattttttaacGTTCGAATCAAAAAAGGGGTGCtgtaagtttgatcgctatgtgtgtttgtctgtgacatggtagcgcctaaacgaatgaaccgatttggatttttttatttcgtttgaaagataatttaatggtgagtgttcttagctaagtgcgaatttagggttccatactcggaaagattaaaaaataggcgatgatgcTCAAAATCGGTTCTGTTTGGAAAAATCTCctatgaaaaaagtaaattaatggagatacgtttcaagtgcgaatttaagtCGGGAGTTTTtagaatattgtaaattttacttgtgtacgatttacatccaaaactagttatgcatATTTATCCATAACTAGTgtattataataagtaataataatacaaagtaGGATAACATATCGTGGTAACCATGGATATGACACACACATACACCCACAAAGCATATCACATTTTGTTACGTGACGCTTTTTTGCCAGTTTACTCACCATGGCAAGCCgcgttaaggaacttcgttccaaaaaGTACAATGGAAGAGTATAGTGCCAAAAAGTTGGATCGAAGAGTTGGAGATCTGAGCAATACTCAGATAAAAACTATGGCGAAGAAATTTCAGAAAGTTCAGTTTCTTTGAGAGATACTGTGACAAGTCAGCCACCTTTTGGTTGGCCAGGGATTCCAAAAATATAGTTGTAGGCTTGctgtaaatcatttttgtaataatagatGTGTATGTATCAAAA is drawn from Chrysoperla carnea chromosome X, inChrCarn1.1, whole genome shotgun sequence and contains these coding sequences:
- the LOC123302330 gene encoding transportin-1-like isoform X1, translating into MKTDWQPQEDGLRQILQLLKQSQSPDTNTQRFVHSKLEELNSSPEFNNYLVFVLSKMTTEDEPTRTLSGLILKNNVRTRFHQFQPQVCNFIKEECLTSIGDSSPLIRATVGILITTIATKGNLDDWPELLPTLLQGIESNDNNVCEGVFGALQKLCEDVPEYNDLEKLSVFIPKLLVYFQHANPKVRSLAISCINSFLMVRIPAIIVHLDEFVFGLQCLQNDTDVSVRKSICRAMNLLLEVSSESLYPYMNQIIEYMLQRSFDIDEQIVFDSCEFWLSMIERGNISRNIIGPYLDRIIPTLIHCMRYSDVDIIILKGDVEEDSTVPDRDEDIRPRFHKPKRIDNEIDTIDDDDNSYTEWNSRKCSAAALDSLSIVFGNEILPILLPVVNNALHNEDWIIKESGILALGAIADGCMHGMITHLTELIPYLIQCLNDRKALVRAITCWTLSRYTHWIISQPHEIYFQPLLTVLLQRILDSNKRVQEAACSSFATFEEEACTELVPYLDVILETLVFAFSKYQHRNLLILYDAIGTLADSVGNYLNNPKYINKLMPPLIAKWNLLHDEDKDLFPLLECLSSIATALKHGFLPYVEPVFRRCGSLIEQTLNQSIAYSQHPDTFDPPDKDFMIVALDLLSGLIEGLNTQIDELVSHSNMMPLLYSCMQDSMAEVRQSSFALLGDLTKAYFPIVHPFIGDLMPILGQNLKPEYISVCNNATWAIGEISMKLGADMKPYIPMVLSQLIEIINRPHTPKTLLENTAITIGRLGFVCPYEVASHLQQFVRCWCTSLRHIRDNQEKDSAFRGMCQMIEINSNAIVNDFAYFCDAVASWTNPPNDLRQMICKILIGYKDHLSPEAWMAFVEQLPAYVIHQLTTLYGI
- the LOC123302330 gene encoding transportin-1-like isoform X2, whose translation is MKTDWQPQEDGLRQILQLLKQSQSPDTNTQRFVHSKLEELNSSPEFNNYLVFVLSKMTTEDEPTRTLSGLILKNNVRTRFHQFQPQVCNFIKEECLTSIGDSSPLIRATVGILITTIATKGNLDDWPELLPTLLQGIESNDNNVCEGVFGALQKLCEDVPEYNDLEKLSVFIPKLLVYFQHANPKVRSLAISCINSFLMVRIPAIIVHLDEFVFGLQCLQNDTDVSVRKSICRAMNLLLEVSSESLYPYMNQIIEYMLQRSFDIDEQIVFDSCEFWLSMIERGNISRNIIGPYLDRIIPTLIHCMRYSDVDIIILKGDVEEDSTVPDRDEDIRPRFHKPKRIDNEIDTIDDDDNSYTEWNSRKCSAAALDSLSIVFGNEILPILLPVVNNALHNEDWIIKESGILALGAIADGCMHGMITHLTELIPYLIQCLNDRKALVRAITCWTLSRYTHWIISQPHEIYFQPLLTVLLQRILDSNKRVQEAACSSFATFEEEACTELVPYLDVILETLVFAFSKYQHRNLLILYDAIGTLADSVGNYLNNPKYINKLMPPLIAKWNLLHDEDKDLFPLLECLSSIATALKHGFLPYVEPVFRRCGSLIEQTLNQSIAYSQHPDTFDPPDKDFMIVALDLLSGLIEGLNTQIDELVSHSNMMPLLYSCMQDSMAEVRQSSFALLGDLTKAYFPIVHPFIGDLMPILGQNLKPEYISVCNNATWAIGEISMKLGADMKPYIPMVLSQLIEIINRPHTPKTLLENTGVHR